One window from the genome of Balneola vulgaris DSM 17893 encodes:
- a CDS encoding class I SAM-dependent methyltransferase, whose product MIYPTSWTHYELLDFGNGRKLEQFGSVIIDRPEPAATQAKAHPNEWGKADIRFSEKKGQKGEWDKTINDWEISYPFGAIDLKFKLSQGSFKHPGVFPEQAVNWNFIADRCTQFQGQGVEPRILNLFAYTGGASVAGSLSGAQVTHVDSSKSVVNWARENAELNHIQNIRWIVEDARKFVDKCIRRGDTYHGIIMDPPIFGMVPKGKAWKLNKDLAPLIEKVMQILDTRHRFFIMNTYSPQLPLDALIKLLGGIEDFPKQYEHTTLGLQSKHQQFLPLGNLIRF is encoded by the coding sequence ATGATTTACCCCACTTCTTGGACGCACTATGAATTACTCGACTTTGGCAATGGGCGTAAACTAGAGCAATTTGGCTCGGTGATTATTGACCGACCCGAACCTGCGGCAACCCAAGCCAAAGCACATCCCAATGAGTGGGGAAAAGCAGACATCCGATTTTCAGAGAAGAAAGGCCAAAAAGGAGAATGGGATAAAACCATCAACGACTGGGAAATCAGCTATCCCTTTGGAGCTATTGATCTAAAGTTTAAACTCAGCCAAGGGTCCTTTAAGCACCCAGGTGTTTTTCCAGAGCAAGCCGTGAATTGGAATTTTATCGCAGATCGATGTACACAATTTCAGGGGCAAGGAGTAGAGCCTCGCATCTTAAACCTATTTGCATACACCGGAGGAGCGAGTGTAGCTGGATCGCTATCGGGTGCACAAGTAACTCATGTTGATTCCTCTAAAAGCGTAGTTAACTGGGCACGAGAGAATGCAGAGCTAAACCACATTCAAAACATTCGATGGATTGTGGAAGACGCGCGTAAATTTGTAGATAAATGCATTCGAAGAGGCGACACCTACCATGGTATCATCATGGACCCTCCTATTTTTGGAATGGTTCCAAAGGGGAAGGCATGGAAGTTAAATAAAGATTTAGCACCCCTTATTGAGAAGGTGATGCAAATTCTTGATACGCGGCATCGGTTCTTCATCATGAACACCTACTCCCCTCAATTGCCTCTGGATGCATTAATCAAGTTATTAGGCGGCATTGAAGACTTCCCCAAACAGTATGAACACACCACTTTGGGGCTTCAATCTAAGCACCAACAGTTTTTACCCCTTGGCAACCTCATTCGGTTCTAA
- a CDS encoding RNA polymerase sigma factor gives MTKSEFIQLLTPHYNDAVNYCGALCMGSDKAEAEDVIQQALLKAYEKSDTLRDPARFRSWLFQIITRCFYDSVRAPFWKRFVSFDPAEADAKFVVYEEDTFSNNTQLLTALSQLSEKERSAILLFEIGGFSIKEIKEMQNESSESAIKSRLSRTRTKLKEIMVAMDEATPSSRIAESNPKLETSDLYHETSKVIHEIKSIG, from the coding sequence GTGACGAAATCTGAATTTATTCAATTACTAACGCCTCATTATAACGATGCCGTGAACTATTGCGGCGCATTATGCATGGGGTCGGATAAAGCTGAAGCCGAAGATGTGATTCAACAAGCCTTGTTAAAGGCCTACGAAAAAAGCGACACTCTTCGGGATCCCGCTCGTTTTAGAAGTTGGTTATTTCAGATCATAACGCGCTGTTTTTATGACAGCGTTCGAGCTCCATTTTGGAAGCGTTTTGTTTCTTTTGACCCAGCCGAAGCTGATGCTAAGTTTGTGGTATATGAAGAGGATACCTTTTCCAATAATACCCAACTTCTAACAGCACTATCTCAACTATCAGAAAAAGAGCGATCAGCTATTTTACTGTTCGAGATTGGAGGTTTCTCTATCAAAGAGATAAAGGAGATGCAAAACGAAAGCAGCGAAAGCGCTATTAAATCAAGGTTGAGCCGAACACGAACCAAGCTAAAAGAAATCATGGTAGCTATGGACGAAGCAACCCCTAGCAGTAGAATTGCTGAGTCTAACCCTAAATTAGAAACGAGTGATTTATACCATGAGACTTCTAAAGTTATACACGAAATCAAATCTATTGGATGA
- a CDS encoding DUF6263 family protein yields the protein MKKLFSLALLIVFTSVTAFTQVSLKYDLKEGTSYDTKSEMNQKISQTIMGQTQEISNLQGAGVNMTVLSVNDGSYEVKLTYTSMRIYQPMAQVDYDSEKPSSSPNPMTKSFDAVIGEGFTFTLTEKGEVSNIQGIDAMLDNMATKMEITDQAQLQALKAQLSSQYNDESALAQVQQSIMKFPANAVSIGDTWSEDESIQAPLPMKILTSYEVAALNAETITINVSSEVFTEGEEMNMGGATMTPDLSGIQSGTLTVDRATGLVLSSTMDQMISGAMMMTSPQEMEIPMEISGEVTVSGTIN from the coding sequence ATGAAAAAACTTTTCTCTCTTGCTCTATTGATCGTTTTCACATCAGTAACTGCATTCACTCAAGTATCTTTAAAATATGATCTTAAAGAGGGGACTTCTTACGATACCAAATCGGAAATGAACCAAAAGATTTCCCAAACAATCATGGGTCAAACTCAAGAAATTAGCAATCTTCAAGGTGCTGGCGTTAACATGACCGTATTATCGGTGAACGATGGTTCGTATGAAGTTAAGCTTACTTACACAAGCATGCGTATTTACCAGCCAATGGCTCAAGTAGATTATGATTCTGAAAAGCCGTCTTCTTCACCTAACCCAATGACCAAATCTTTTGATGCTGTAATTGGCGAGGGCTTTACATTCACACTTACTGAAAAGGGTGAAGTATCCAACATCCAAGGCATCGACGCTATGCTTGATAACATGGCTACCAAGATGGAAATCACCGACCAAGCACAACTTCAAGCTCTTAAAGCTCAGCTGTCTAGCCAGTACAACGATGAAAGTGCTTTAGCTCAAGTTCAGCAGTCGATTATGAAATTCCCAGCAAACGCTGTTTCTATTGGCGACACTTGGAGTGAAGACGAATCTATTCAGGCACCGCTTCCGATGAAAATCCTCACTTCGTATGAAGTTGCAGCTTTGAACGCTGAAACGATCACTATTAATGTTTCTTCAGAAGTATTTACTGAAGGTGAAGAAATGAATATGGGTGGCGCTACTATGACTCCAGATCTTAGCGGTATTCAGTCTGGTACTCTTACGGTTGATCGTGCTACAGGCTTAGTGTTATCATCTACTATGGATCAAATGATTTCTGGTGCTATGATGATGACTTCGCCACAAGAGATGGAAATCCCAATGGAGATTTCAGGTGAAGTAACGGTAAGTGGTACGATTAACTAA
- a CDS encoding GIY-YIG nuclease family protein, which translates to MTLDLFQPIAETQKERVNNAMKEIPPHDPGVYTMYNARDEVLYIGKAKDLYKRVTSYRYSKSKKVQSLVAQVARIGYEVCKTETDAVLLENLLIRSLRPPYNHANKKTETYYYISSGRKGYKREFRLSMRVLDDYSNVYGCFKGHGRVRKGLGALLRFLYLADAKIKSPYYLPAQLLNRLTPMRFSVAMKEGQWMLVHQLLSGSSGLLIHDFERLAESMDFTDKFSRSYFMNELEQLKIFFALGPERNHQLKKELNLDSDLIRQEHLDDLYAVSSSGVFTERI; encoded by the coding sequence GTGACTCTAGACCTTTTCCAGCCAATAGCGGAAACTCAGAAAGAGCGTGTTAATAACGCGATGAAAGAGATTCCTCCTCACGATCCCGGCGTGTACACCATGTACAATGCCCGCGACGAGGTGTTGTACATTGGCAAAGCAAAGGATTTATATAAACGAGTTACTTCCTACCGGTATTCGAAGTCCAAAAAAGTACAAAGTTTGGTAGCTCAAGTAGCTCGTATTGGCTATGAGGTTTGTAAAACGGAAACCGATGCCGTTCTACTTGAAAATCTATTGATTCGCTCTTTACGCCCACCTTACAATCACGCGAATAAGAAAACAGAGACCTACTACTACATCTCATCGGGACGAAAGGGCTATAAGCGTGAGTTCAGGTTGTCGATGCGAGTGCTAGACGATTACTCCAATGTGTATGGATGTTTTAAAGGGCATGGTCGTGTTCGAAAAGGTTTGGGTGCTTTACTCAGGTTCTTATACTTGGCCGATGCAAAGATCAAAAGTCCTTATTACTTACCGGCTCAACTGTTGAACCGGTTAACACCTATGCGCTTCAGCGTGGCAATGAAAGAGGGCCAATGGATGTTGGTGCATCAGCTGCTTTCGGGTTCATCAGGACTTCTTATCCATGATTTTGAGCGATTAGCAGAGTCTATGGATTTCACAGATAAGTTCTCGAGAAGCTACTTTATGAACGAGCTAGAGCAGTTGAAGATCTTCTTTGCACTAGGGCCAGAACGCAATCATCAGTTAAAGAAAGAGCTTAATCTTGATTCCGATTTAATTCGACAAGAACATCTAGATGATTTATATGCTGTTTCAAGTTCTGGCGTATTTACAGAGCGTATATAA